A single window of Mugil cephalus isolate CIBA_MC_2020 chromosome 1, CIBA_Mcephalus_1.1, whole genome shotgun sequence DNA harbors:
- the btr12 gene encoding bloodthirsty-related gene family, member 12 → MSINSPGRVLSEEQFTCSICLEVFVEPVSTPCGHSFCKACLQGYWNHSKKFSCPMCKKNYTKKPEMSVNRVLAEISSQFQGLMVAGGGAEGMTMRGSTLNLASDTSHSGSSGVDTGEFARPGEVPCDACIGRKLKALKSCVNCPGSYCETHLRHHKKVKSLTSHRLIEPTFNLEEKICKKHERLLDAYCRTDHTCICTACAEATHKSHDIVSIDHEYKKRMGSLGKKRSELKHLIKERSKKLEEIKQSIKVIKTSSQRELEESWQVYAELQRLVEQSQAELVELIAMRQREAERHAQELARGLENELSQLKKRSNELEACAHAQDKVAFLQSLATLSPPPEPTDWSTVSINTDLYLGTIRSSVSNLIDKCQEELKKLYGKELRKVQNYSSEVILDPATAQRHLSVSDDGRQVRYEEHKATQNEGPKRFSPALFILGREALRSGRHYWEVDVGRKTAWTLGVTRASARRKGEIKLNPEGGYWCLWLKNGEVKALAASRLPLILTSQPSKVGIFLDYEAGQISFYDVKARLHLYTFTDSFKESLYPIFSPCLTQDGKNTSPLIISPVKHS, encoded by the exons ATGA gcATCAACTCTCCAGGACGGGTCCTCTCTGAGGAACAGTTCAcctgttccatctgtctggaggTGTTCGTGGAGCCTGTCTCTACACCATGTGGCCACAGCTTCTGCAAGGCCTGCCTGCAGGGCTACTGGAACCACAGCAAGAAGTTCTCTTGCCCCATGTGCAAGAAAAACTACACCAAAAAACCCGAGATGAGCGTCAACCGGGTCTTGGCTGAAATATCTTCCCAGTTCCAGGGGCTGATggtggcaggaggaggagccgaGGGGATGACAATGCGTGGATCCACGCTGAATCTGGCCTCAGATACAAGCCACAGTGGCTCTTCGGGGGTGGATACTGGGGAGTTCGCCCGGCCTGGGGAGGTGCCCTGTGATGCTTGTATTGGAAGGAAGTTAAAGGCACTGAAATCCTGTGTGAACTGCCCCGGGTCATACTGTGAGACCCATCTCAGGCATCAcaaaaag GTCAAGTCACTAACGTCTCATCGTCTGATTGAACCCACTTTcaacctggaggagaagatctGCAAGAAGCACGAACGTCTCCTGGACGCGTACTGCCGCACCGACCACACCTGCATCTGCACCGCCTGCGCCGAGGCCACGCACAAGTCCCACGACATCGTCTCCATCGACCACGAGTATAAGAAGAGGATG GGAAGTCTGGGAAAGAAGAGGTCAGAGCTGAAACATTTGATCAAAGAGAGATCCAAGAAACTGGAGGAGATCAAACAGTCCATCAAGGTCATCAAG ACCAGCTCTcagagggagctggaggagagctgGCAGGTGTACGCTGAGCTGCAGCGCCTGGTGGAGCAGAGTCAGGCGGAGCTGGTGGAGCTGATCGCCATGAGGCAGCGCGAGGCCGAGCGTCACGCACAGGAGCTGGCCAGAGGTTTGGAGAACGAACTGAGCCagctgaagaagaggagcaaCGAGCTGGAGGCCTGCGCACACGCTCAGGACAAAGTGGCTTTTCTTCAG AGCCTGGCAACGCTGTCACCCCCGCCCGAGCCCACTGACTGGTCCACGGTCAGCATCAACACGGACCTCTATCTGGGAACCATCCGCTCCTCTGTCAGCAACCTCATCGACAAGTGCCAGGAGGAGCTTAAAAAACTATACGGGAAAG aGCTCCGGAAGGTCCAGAACTACTCGA GTGAGGTGATCTTGGATCCTGCCACTGCCCAGagacatctgtctgtgtctgatgACGGTCGGCAGGTGAGATATGAAGAGCATAAGGCCACCCAAAACGAGGGCCCGAAGCGCTTCAGCCCAGCCCTCTTCATCCTGGGCCGGGAGGCTCTGAGGTCCGGGCGACACTATTGGGAGGTGGACGTGGGGCGCAAGACGGCCTGGACGCTTGGCGTTACCCGTGCTTCAGCCCGACGCAAGGGTGAGATCAAGCTAAACCCCGAGGGAGGATACTGGTGCCTGTGGCTGAAGAACGGGGAGGTCAAAGCTCTGGCAGCGTCCCGCCTCCCACTAATTCTGACGTCCCAACCCAGTAAAGTGGGGATCTTCCTGGATTACGAAGCAGGCCAGATTTCTTTCTACGACGTGAAGGCGCGCCTGCATCTCTATACTTTTACAGATAGCTTCAAGGAGAGTCTGTATCCAATCTTCAGCCCCTGTCTCACACAGGATGGGAAAAACACCTCTCCTCTCATTATATCCCCTGTTAAACACAGCTGA
- the LOC125004393 gene encoding E3 ubiquitin-protein ligase TRIM39-like produces the protein MADIPYEHQFRCSICLDFFTDPVSTPCGHNFCKFCIEKYWDTTEVCSCPLCKEVFSTRPELRINISFRDIVNHFKNTTLCAVTSDETSVAKADDVVCDVCTDVKVKAAKSCLVCIASYCETHLKPHKTAAVLSKHKLIEPSRDLEDRICQKHERILELFCRKEEVFICQTCAETDHRRHQVVTADVATQQKLLQIKRKEREVELMIQDRQKRIEEINHSRKKNDENADQQMEISVKVFMTVMESFRKTHSNLIKEIETRCNAEQKRFEKLTKILKQEIGELEKKSVELQQLSLIEDDISLHQAFNKANTLPAMHDWPNIPVDEVDFLGYIRTSLNNAKEFINLEIKEQAATELKKVQKYAEDITIDPDTAGPWLIVSEDGKEVRQSPKKHKVPVSPARFTENTFVLATQGLTKGRHYWEVGVKEKANWVLGVSSGSLMRTEHITPCPENGMWALSHKDTVQYFALEQNPFPLMLPPPVQRVGVFVDYEERQVTFFNVEAKTHIFTFTECNFTGRVYPIFDPCLATEKKEVAPLRVMIVEVTK, from the exons ATGGCAGATATACCATATGAGCACCAGTTCcgttgttccatctgtctggatttTTTCACCGATCCAGTCTCGACTCCATGCGGGCACAACTTCTGCAAGTTCTGCATTGAGAAGTACTGGGACACCACAGAAGTGTGCAGCTGCCCCCTGTGCAAGGAAGTGTTTTCCACACGACCAGAGCTTCGAATTAACATCTCCTTCCGAGACATTGTCaatcactttaaaaacacaacattgtgTGCTGTGACGAGCGATGAGACCAGTGTGGCCAAAGCCGATGACGTGGTCTGTGACGTCTGCACAGACGTGAAAGTAAAGGCCGCGAAGTCCTGCCTGGTGTGTATAGCATCGTACTGCGAGACTCACCTGAAGCCTCACAAGACAGCAGCGGTCCTGAGCAAACACAAGCTCATTGAACCAAGCAGAGACTTGGAGGACAGAATATGTCAGAAGCATGAGAGGATCCTGGAGCTGTtctgcaggaaggaggaggtctTCATATGTCAGACCTGTGCCGAGACCGACCACAGGCGACACCAGGTTGTGACAGCAGATGTTGCTACACAGCAaaaattg CTCCAGAttaagaggaaggagagagaagtgGAGCTGATGATACAGGATCGGCAAAAGAGGATTGAGGAAATCAACCACTCGAGGAAAAAAAACGAC GAAAATGCTGACCAACAAATGGAGATAAGCGTTAAGGTCTTCATGACTGTGATGGAGTCCTTCAGGAAGACCCACAGCAACCTGATAAAGGAGATCGAGACGCGGTGCAACGCTGAACAGAAGCGCTTTGAGAAGCTCACCAAGATTCTGAAGCAGGAGATTGGCGAACTGGAGAAGAAAAGTGTTGAGCTACAGCAACTTTCACTCATAGAAGACGACATCTCCCTCCACCAG GCTTTCAATAAGGCAAACACACTGCCAGCCATGCATGACTGGCCAAACATCCCTGTTGATGAAGTGGATTTTTTGGGTTACATACGAACATCTCTGAATAATGCAAAGGAGTTCATAAACCTGGAAATTAAAGAGCAGGCGGCCACTG AGCTCAAGAAAGTGCAGAAATATGCAG AGGACATCACCATTGACCCTGACACTGCAGGGCCCTGGCTCATCGTCTCAGAAGACGGCAAAGAAGTCCGGCAGTCTCCAAAGAAGCACAAAGTTCCAGTGAGCCCGGCAAGGTTCACAGAAAACACTTTTGTTCTTGCAACTCAGGGTCTGACCAAGGGCAGGCACTACTGGGAGGTAGGTGTGAAGGAGAAAGCCAACTGGGTGCTGGGAGTTTCCTCAGGCTCTTTGATGAGGACAGAGCACATCACTCCCTGTCCAGAAAACGGGATGTGGGCTCTTAGTCACAAGGACACAGTGCAGTATTTTGCCTTAGAGCAAAATCCTTTCCCTTTAATGCTGCCGCCACCTGTCCAGAGAGTGGGCGTGTTTGTGGATTACGAAGAGAGGCAGGTGACTTTCTTCAACGTAGAGGCCAAGACTCACATCTTCACATTCACAGAGTGCAACTTCACAGGCCGGGTTTACCCCATATTTGATCCTTGCTTGGCGACGGAAAAGAAGGAGGTGGCTCCTCTGAGAGTTATGATCGTCGAGGTCACAAAATGA